The region GCACTATAAAGATGATAAACTTAGACTACCAGTGTCATGTGCTCTCCATTATGACCAGTATAAAAGAACTTTGGAACTGATTCTCGACCCCCACCTACTCATGACGCCCCGCCTGTGAAAACCACACATATGGACTGCGTTCATGAGCCAATATCTTCTCTTTATTATCTTCTCCAAAGAAACTCATCGCAAACGAATACACCTCGGATCTTATTTACTTCACTAAAAATAATGAATATGCGAgccaaaaataaataataaatttacagCACTATCCATCTCTACCATCTGCCGATCGATCTCAATCAACATAGATCGACAGGAATGGGGACGAGACCTCGGTAATTATCCTACCTACATGACACACGTATATATGCACAATCCGTGCACGGCTCAAACGGTTTGAGAACGATCTACCTAGTAGGCTTGAGCTTGAAGGTGCAGGTGTTGGAGCGGATGCGGAGCCGCGTGCCGGCCTCGAGGCTGTCCACCACCAGGCTACACCGCGCCTTCCCGGTCATCGTCCACAGCTTGAGGGCGCCAAACTTGATGCGGATGGGCACGCGCGCGGTGACCGTGAGCGGCACGAACCCGGCCTGCCGCTGCTGGGCCAGCTGCGCGGCCACGGCGCTGTCGAGCCTCGTCTCCCCCTGGAGCGTGATGAGCGGCCGCACCGTGCTGCGGTGGCCCTGGTAGAGCGCCGGGAACGCGCCGCGGCACAGCTCGGTGCCGTTGAAGGAGGCGGCGACCCAGCCGCCGTCGTAGTACACCCCGATGCGCCGGTTCGGGTTGTCCGTTATCACCTGCACCTCGAACGCGTCGGACACCGTCATGGAGGTGGTGTTCACGTCGAACCGGGTGGCGGTGAGCCGCTCCACGCGGAACGTGGGGATCTTGGGGCGGAACACGGCGTAGAGGATCCCCGCCGTGGCGCCGAGCGCGACGACGAGCACGATCAGCACCAGCAGCGTGCAGCACACGCACCGGCAGCACCGGCTGTGCCGCTTCCGCCGAGGTGCCTTCAGAGGCGCCGGCGCGCCCGGCGCAGGGGCGGTGATCGGCAGCCGGTCGCCGTAGCCGCCGCTGGGTGGCGGTGGCAGCTTGTCCTTGTTTTGCTCCGGCACCGGGGGCGGCGCGCCGTCGACGATCACCGGGTGGACCCGGTGGTAGCTTGCCATGCTCTCTTCACCTGGCTGGCTGGTTAGCTCCTAGTTGCTTGCTTGCTTCTTACAGCAGGTAGAAGTATTGCAGAACGAAGATGTTCAAAGCTACCGATGAAGTGGGGGTTGAGATGTGATCGGGTCCAAGTTTATACGTGATGGCTGGTGTCAAGGTGGTGCGTTGGTTGGTGCTGCTTGGGTTTCTTTCTAGCTGTCGAGCTTTCTTCCGGTCTCGAACCTTGACTTGGCTGCTATGGCGCGCGTGATTGACTTGGGCCTTCTTACTACCATTTTCTTCGTTGAAACAGTGGCCGTCTCACATGTGTCTCTGTTCTCATGGGCACTCGTGTCTCTTTCCAGAGATTTTGTGTGAACTTTTCTGGCTCCCTCCATGTGCAGGCAGATGTAGGAGTACTACTAGCTAGTCGTACGCGACTACGCGTTATGTGTGTCCATCGAGCCAGGCATTTAGTCATGTGCTCATGAGCTTGTCACGTTGCACTTCGATCGAGTCCATCGTGTTGAATGGTCGCAACCGAGTAAGGACATGTAATTACCGACGAGATCGGTCGTGTAAATCGTCACAACGATCTCCATCGTGTCACGGGATGCCTCAGCGCTGTCGTGGGTCAGGTGAAAGTCGGGAATAGATTAATGTGTATCCGGCAATGCATCAGCGGGGACGCTATCGCTGAATAATTGCCCGGAAGATGCCTCTCAGCCGTGCAGCCGTGCAGGTGGTAGTAAGCGTGTGTGATTACGTTGACCGGTGGTTGTGTGTTGAACATTAATCAGGCCGGCCGGCCAGGGACGCCGGGACGGTGCGTCTGGGGAAGGGGGAGCTTCATGCGTGACGTGATCCACGGCTGCGGACGGGCGACCTCTCTCTTTCACATTCGCACATCGGCAACGCGTgtgttttttttttgtgtgtgtgtttcaaGTAATAATCCCGTGTTAAGAAGATTCTCAAGGGCGGCATAGATGAAATATATAAGCATGTGCTAATTCAGCACGTAACTAAACGAACTAATACTCTACTATACTTGTATTGTACTACTAGATTAATTGCTTCACTCTTGCACGTAGTACTTTTTAGCTTGCGCCGTGATACGATGAAGGTCTTGCTTTCTCTAAACAACACATATTTTCAGTTTGTACCGGTGGAGTTCACACAACAAGTGGTAGTAATATATTGAAATCCCGGCAAAACAAAAACAATTGAGAATTTGGCCGGAATACATTAACAAAGTAAAATACCTTTTGATTGAGTGTACAGAGACAAAGCAAATGCAGATACTTCTTTATTTTTGTTTCATCCAAATGCATGAACTCGTTGCTATCCAACACTAAAATTACATTGCAAATATGGCGTCGTGTCAGGTATTTTTTGCCAAACTGATGTCAAGCTCATTTCAACACAAAATCTCACGCCCGACTATAATAACAAAATATCAAGATCTGGCCTAGTTCTCTCTCCGTGGATGTTCTTCTTCTTATTGTTATTCCAAATTTATCATATGATTTTGCATATCGTGTGATATGAATTTctacattaaaaaaataaaggataTACTATGGAAGGGTGCAAAAGACTAGAGCTAACCCTAGAAAGCAAGGAGTTCCACTTATGAAGGGGTCACGAAGGCCCATATATTCAGTGCATAGGCTACCCACACTATGGTATATTTTCATCACAATGAAGAGAAATCATATAGTAGTCCAGTGAGATGCATCTTTTGCATTGTTCATTATGGCTTTACACACAAAATCTAAGAAAGTCAACCGCTTCATTCCTAGTAGCCAATTATGCAGAACACTTGATCCCATTGGATAAAACTCTTAGCACTTATTATCTTTACTTATGTTCATTTTTATATGTTAGTATTGTTAGTCTAAGCAATTTTTATTGTTGTATTGAATTAACAATAGAATTTTCATAATAAGGCTTGCATCTTAGTAATGTAGACAATTGAAGTGTGTATGTGTTATTATGTAACATTGCAGTTAAAGAAATATGATACTTACCAACTGGCTCTCACGATTATCCAAAACTTTAGCTCCAAATCTAAACTGATATAAGAGTCACAAATACATGGGGGCATCACATGTTATGTGAAAAAACATATAGAGCTTGCTTTTTAAATGCAGTTGTTCGAGTAACTACGACGGCACGTCCTCGCCTACTCCCCGCTCATGATCCATGTCTTCTATGTCCTCTTCCAAATCCGACGGTGGCAAACTTGTTACCGTTTGGCACACATGATGTCATCATTGGAGTTACAACCATTTTAGTGATTTTTCCTGATCCCACTAGACCATCGCTTTTTATCAAAAAGGTTTCCATGTCATTATTTTCTAACAAGGGGTTTGTGTTGTTCAGTAGCCACATATAGCTTCAAGTAGATAATTAATTGTGGCCTAGGAGATTAATAGTTAGTGATTCCATCATTTTTGTTACAATCAATTTTTTAACTTTTTATAACTCATGCTATTATTAAATATATGTTGGATTCATGTATGACTCAACATTCAAATTTAACACGTACTCTCATAGTATCAAGCGGAGTTGCTAAATAATAATAATGGATATTTATACACTTTTAGTTTTTTGCTTTGTTGGTATAAACAAGAAGTGCAAACCTGAAATACATGCAGTCATATAAATTATGTCAGTTTGGAAACAACAACTAGTCAAATTCATTTATATGAACATTCCTTGATAAATTTAACTTGTATCTATatgtaagaaaagaaaaaaaaacaaatcacATCCGCACCCTTAACAGGCATGTACCATGGGGAAGTACTATAGCATGTTATATATGTTGCATCCATTAGTGATTCAAGATGGCTCAGTAGAGAATTCTAGAGGGTGCCCATCTTTTTTTTAAGTTGTCTCGATAAGGTATACTAGAGTGTACCAGTGTAATAAATACCTTATTCTATGTTTACATATTATGTTTAACTACTTATGGAAACTATAAACAGTGAATGTAGAGTGTACACACAAGTGATGTCCATAAGTAATTTTTGATCTACTCCCCTCTGATCACCCTCACTTGTCAGAAttgttcatttttttaattttataaAGTTTGCGCTCTTGTTCTTGAGAATCTAGTGACAAGCTGGTGATGCATGCATGCTTCATACACAATTTTGAAATGGCTATATTGTAATGCAATATAATTTAGAATCCAAATATATGATTATAGTGTTGAAGCACTGGTATCTTGTGAGAGAAGTGTCTTTTCGTGCAAACAAGCTTACACAAAATCAGATCCCTCCTTCTAGCATTATTGCTTTTATCTCACCCTTTCTCCACCTCACACCATCCACTCTCCTTTCTCTCACTCAAATTCTAGTATAGTATTCCTTTGGTTTGCACGCTAATATTAAATCTACCAAAATGCatagaagagaaaaaaaagaaaatgttcAATTAATTTGATTAGGTATTCTAAATGATTAAACATCAATAGAAGAATATATCAAGACCCAGGTCAATAAAACTAATTTAAGAACGCCACTATTTTTTAAAACTATAACATGTGTTAATTTGATGAGCAATATaggttttgaatttttttggtgaaatGGTTAAATATATCTTCCCCAACAAAGTTATACCCATATTCATCAATGACCAGTCAATATTTTAAGGGGTGTGAGATATTGATGAAATGCCATCGATGATGCAGTATTTACCATGACGAAGAGGCAAGACAACGAGAACATCGACACACGAATTTGGGTCAAGGGATGCAAGGTAGGTGGGATTATGCTGGTATAGTTGTGCGCACATGCGAGCTTACGCTAGATTCATCTTCTACTACACGGACATGTCTAGTATGGCAGTGCATGAAGGTTGGCGCACATGACACTAGAAGGACGAAAAGGATTAGTAAAGATGGTGCAATCGGAGTGCATGGGTCCGggtcatgatgtctactacacaacttattcttgtagacttgtgttaggCCTCCAATtgaagagttttgtaggacagtcgtAATTTTCTCTCCAGTgtttgacctaaggtttatcaatccgtgggaggcgtaggatgaagatgatctctctcaaacaaccctgcaaccaaataacaaagagtctcttgtgtccccaacacaccaattacaatggtaaattgtataggtgcactaactcGGTGaacagatggtgataaaagtgtagtatggatgatagaaatatatttttataatctgaataaataaaaatagcaaggtaactagtaacaaaaatgagaaaaatggtattgcaatgcttgaaacaaggcctagtgttcatactttcacaagtgcaatatctctcaacaatgataatataatt is a window of Triticum dicoccoides isolate Atlit2015 ecotype Zavitan chromosome 2B, WEW_v2.0, whole genome shotgun sequence DNA encoding:
- the LOC119368848 gene encoding NDR1/HIN1-like protein 6, whose protein sequence is MASYHRVHPVIVDGAPPPVPEQNKDKLPPPPSGGYGDRLPITAPAPGAPAPLKAPRRKRHSRCCRCVCCTLLVLIVLVVALGATAGILYAVFRPKIPTFRVERLTATRFDVNTTSMTVSDAFEVQVITDNPNRRIGVYYDGGWVAASFNGTELCRGAFPALYQGHRSTVRPLITLQGETRLDSAVAAQLAQQRQAGFVPLTVTARVPIRIKFGALKLWTMTGKARCSLVVDSLEAGTRLRIRSNTCTFKLKPTR